The following coding sequences are from one Parabacteroides pacaensis window:
- a CDS encoding DUF5686 and carboxypeptidase-like regulatory domain-containing protein, with product MSKRFIIVFTCIAAMFLLPFTLLAQQKILVEGVVKDSVTQEPLPFVSVYMKGTTTGTMSDDDGRFYIDYSGPSRTLAASSLGYNERSFTVEPGHVNKLTILMSPTSYALAEVIVRPQNAKYSKKNNPAVEFVEKMIAHRNENSPKNHDYYSYERYEKITFALNDFTEERKKNWLFKKFDFIFDYVDTSEVSGKPILNISNKELLEDVYYRKSPFSEKRLVKAIKSAGVDEILSQEGVQQFLGEVFKEIDIYQNDIPLFLNRFVSPLSRIGTSFYKYYLNDTLTIEGERCVNLSFIPFNTESFGFTGQLYVTLDSTYFVKRVMLDFPTNINLNFVENMSVQQTFDRAPDGTRLLTRDDIVVEFKLTSKSKGLYAHRTTVYSDFSFEPPEDMSIFDNPAKVIEQEDARKRDDEYWAENRMVPTTGKENIVNLMMARLRQVPVFYYGEKVVSVLITGYIPTAKKDSKFEFGPMNTTISGNSLEGARFRVGGSTMAALSRNFFANGYLAYGTKDEKFKYDLNLEYSFDKKKEHPNEFPIHSVRLYYSYDVNQLGQHYLYTSKDNVFLALKRAKDDKITYLRQTGINYMREFYSGFSYDIGIKYSTEYATKFIPFDKIQADGSTLPIKDYSMSTAIVKLRYAPNEKFYQTRDYRVPITLDAPVFTLSHEVGVKSVLGSAYNYNRTDVGIMKRFWFSAFGYTDIILLGGKVWNKVPFPLLIIPNANLSYTIQPESYSLLNAMEFINDQYASWDVTYFVNGALLNRIPFIKKLKWREVFFTRGFWGDLSKKNNPEYGPEGVFLFPQGSYKMGKKPYVEVGAGVENIFKVLRLDYVWRLTYRDHPDISKSGLRVSLHFTF from the coding sequence ATGAGTAAAAGATTTATCATTGTCTTTACCTGTATTGCCGCAATGTTTCTTTTGCCGTTCACTCTATTAGCACAGCAAAAAATATTGGTTGAAGGGGTGGTTAAAGATTCTGTCACACAGGAACCTCTCCCTTTCGTGTCTGTGTATATGAAAGGAACTACCACAGGAACCATGTCTGATGATGACGGACGTTTTTATATTGACTATTCCGGTCCCAGTCGTACTTTAGCGGCTTCTTCACTAGGATATAACGAGCGCTCTTTTACTGTGGAGCCGGGGCATGTAAATAAACTTACTATTCTTATGTCTCCTACTTCTTATGCTTTGGCAGAGGTGATTGTACGTCCGCAGAATGCCAAGTATTCCAAAAAGAATAACCCGGCTGTAGAGTTTGTTGAAAAGATGATTGCCCATCGGAATGAAAACAGTCCTAAGAATCATGATTATTATTCTTATGAACGTTATGAAAAGATAACTTTTGCTTTAAATGATTTTACCGAAGAGCGTAAAAAAAACTGGCTTTTTAAGAAGTTCGATTTTATTTTTGACTATGTAGATACTTCCGAGGTTTCTGGTAAACCTATTTTAAATATCTCTAACAAAGAGTTGCTTGAAGATGTATATTATCGTAAATCTCCTTTTTCTGAGAAGCGGTTGGTAAAAGCTATTAAAAGTGCCGGCGTAGATGAAATCCTTTCGCAAGAAGGGGTACAGCAGTTCTTAGGGGAAGTATTTAAGGAAATCGATATTTACCAGAACGATATTCCGTTATTTTTAAACCGTTTTGTAAGTCCCTTATCGCGGATAGGGACTTCTTTTTATAAGTATTATTTGAATGATACCTTAACTATAGAAGGCGAGCGATGTGTAAACTTGAGCTTTATCCCTTTCAATACCGAATCATTCGGTTTTACCGGACAGTTATACGTAACATTGGATTCCACTTATTTTGTAAAACGGGTGATGTTGGATTTCCCGACTAATATTAATCTTAACTTTGTTGAGAATATGTCTGTCCAGCAAACTTTCGACAGGGCACCGGACGGAACGCGATTGCTTACGCGGGATGATATTGTGGTGGAGTTTAAACTTACTTCCAAGTCGAAAGGGTTATATGCCCACCGTACTACCGTATATTCGGATTTTTCTTTCGAACCGCCGGAAGATATGAGCATTTTTGATAATCCGGCCAAGGTAATCGAACAAGAAGATGCCCGGAAAAGGGATGATGAATATTGGGCGGAAAATCGTATGGTTCCTACTACGGGAAAAGAGAATATTGTTAACCTGATGATGGCGCGTTTGCGTCAGGTTCCGGTTTTCTATTATGGAGAAAAAGTAGTTTCCGTACTTATTACCGGTTATATCCCTACGGCAAAAAAAGATAGTAAATTTGAGTTCGGCCCTATGAATACTACCATCAGCGGAAACTCTTTGGAAGGAGCCCGTTTTCGGGTGGGAGGTTCGACAATGGCTGCATTAAGCCGGAATTTTTTTGCAAATGGCTACTTAGCTTACGGAACAAAGGATGAAAAGTTTAAGTATGATTTGAATTTGGAATATTCATTTGATAAGAAGAAAGAACATCCGAATGAATTTCCTATTCATTCGGTACGGTTATATTATAGTTATGATGTAAATCAATTGGGTCAACATTATCTGTATACGAGTAAGGATAATGTGTTCCTGGCTCTCAAACGTGCCAAGGATGATAAGATAACTTATCTTCGCCAGACGGGAATAAATTACATGCGTGAGTTTTATTCGGGTTTTTCTTATGATATCGGAATAAAGTACAGTACCGAGTATGCTACTAAGTTTATTCCCTTCGATAAGATCCAGGCGGATGGAAGCACGCTCCCGATAAAAGATTACTCTATGAGTACAGCTATTGTGAAATTACGTTATGCTCCGAATGAAAAATTTTACCAAACCCGCGATTACCGGGTTCCTATAACTCTGGATGCTCCTGTGTTTACGCTTTCGCATGAGGTAGGAGTAAAAAGTGTGTTGGGGTCTGCGTATAATTATAACCGCACGGATGTTGGTATAATGAAACGTTTCTGGTTTTCAGCTTTCGGATATACGGATATTATTTTATTAGGGGGGAAGGTTTGGAATAAAGTGCCGTTTCCCTTGTTGATTATTCCGAATGCCAACTTGTCGTATACGATTCAACCGGAATCTTATTCTTTACTGAATGCCATGGAGTTTATAAACGATCAGTATGCTTCGTGGGATGTAACTTATTTTGTCAATGGAGCTTTGTTGAACCGGATTCCTTTCATAAAGAAACTAAAGTGGCGGGAAGTGTTTTTTACCCGTGGCTTTTGGGGGGATTTGAGCAAGAAGAATAATCCGGAGTATGGACCGGAAGGTGTATTTCTTTTTCCGCAAGGTTCTTATAAAATGGGAAAGAAACCTTATGTGGAAGTGGGAGCGGGGGTAGAAAATATATTTAAAGTGTTGCGTCTGGATTATGTATGGCGTCTTACTTACCGGGATCATCCGGATATATCTAAAAGCGGCCTGCGAGTAAGTTTGCATTTTACTTTTTAA